The following coding sequences are from one Pseudomonas oryzae window:
- a CDS encoding arylesterase: MRTWVLRGCLGLLLLAQNAAAGTLLVVGDSISAAFGLETRQGWVSLLAERLRDTAPEWQVVNASVSGDTSAGGLSRLPGLLEKHQPALVLIELGGNDGLRGQPPGQLQQNLAAMIDHSRQAGAEVLLLGMKLPPNYGARYTEAFEQVYVDLARERQVPLVPFFLDGVGGVGSLMQADGIHPGAAAQPILLENLWPTLQPLL; the protein is encoded by the coding sequence ATGCGTACATGGGTGTTGCGCGGCTGTCTGGGGCTGCTGTTGCTGGCTCAGAATGCGGCGGCGGGGACCTTGCTGGTCGTCGGCGATAGTATCAGCGCGGCTTTTGGCCTGGAAACCCGCCAGGGCTGGGTCAGTCTGCTGGCCGAACGGCTGCGCGACACGGCGCCGGAGTGGCAGGTAGTGAATGCCTCAGTGAGCGGTGACACCAGTGCCGGCGGGCTTTCCCGCCTGCCGGGGCTGCTCGAGAAGCATCAGCCCGCGCTGGTGCTGATCGAGCTTGGCGGCAACGACGGCCTGCGTGGCCAGCCCCCGGGGCAATTGCAACAGAATCTTGCCGCGATGATCGATCACAGCCGGCAGGCCGGTGCCGAGGTGCTGCTGCTGGGCATGAAGCTGCCGCCCAACTACGGCGCGCGTTACACCGAGGCTTTCGAGCAGGTGTATGTCGACCTGGCGCGCGAGCGGCAGGTGCCGCTGGTGCCCTTCTTCCTGGACGGAGTGGGGGGGGTGGGCAGCCTGATGCAGGCCGATGGCATCCATCCCGGTGCGGCCGCCCAGCCGATTCTGCTGGAAAATCTCTGGCCGACCCTGCAGCCACTGCTCTAG
- a CDS encoding NAD(P)-dependent oxidoreductase, protein MAKVAFLGLGVMGYPMARHLAASGHEVCVYNRSAEKAQRWVAEQGGRCAATPREAAAGAEFVMSCVGNDDDLRSVVLGADGAFAGMAPGSVLVDHTTASAAVARELAVLAAERELEFLDAPVSGGQAGAENGQLTVMVGGETAVFARAEPVIRSYARMVKLMGHAGSGQLTKMVNQICIGGLLQGLSEALHFAERAGLDGKAAMEVISKGAAQSWQLENRHASMLEGRFDFGFAVDWMRKDLGILLDEARRNGAQLPVTALVDQFYAEVQAAGGGRWDTSSLITRLRSSAKV, encoded by the coding sequence ATGGCGAAGGTCGCGTTTCTTGGCTTGGGCGTGATGGGCTACCCCATGGCACGGCATCTGGCAGCCAGCGGGCACGAGGTGTGCGTCTACAACCGCAGCGCCGAGAAGGCGCAGCGCTGGGTTGCCGAGCAAGGCGGACGCTGCGCGGCGACGCCGCGAGAGGCGGCTGCGGGGGCCGAGTTCGTGATGAGCTGCGTGGGTAACGACGACGATCTGCGCTCGGTGGTGCTCGGCGCGGACGGTGCGTTCGCCGGCATGGCACCGGGCAGCGTGCTGGTCGACCATACCACCGCGTCGGCGGCGGTGGCGCGCGAACTGGCGGTGCTGGCCGCCGAGCGCGAGCTGGAGTTCCTCGATGCGCCGGTGTCGGGTGGTCAGGCCGGTGCGGAAAATGGCCAACTGACCGTGATGGTCGGCGGCGAGACGGCCGTGTTCGCCCGCGCCGAGCCGGTGATCCGCAGCTATGCGCGCATGGTGAAGCTCATGGGGCATGCCGGCAGCGGCCAACTGACCAAGATGGTCAATCAGATCTGCATCGGCGGTCTGCTGCAGGGGTTGTCCGAGGCGCTGCATTTCGCCGAACGTGCCGGCCTGGATGGCAAGGCGGCGATGGAGGTGATCAGCAAGGGGGCCGCGCAGTCGTGGCAGCTGGAGAATCGCCACGCCAGCATGCTGGAGGGGCGTTTCGACTTCGGCTTTGCCGTCGATTGGATGCGCAAGGATCTCGGCATCCTGCTCGATGAGGCGCGCCGCAATGGGGCGCAACTGCCGGTGACCGCGCTGGTCGACCAGTTCTATGCCGAGGTGCAGGCCGCTGGGGGAGGGCGCTGGGATACCTCCAGTCTGATCACCCGCCTCAGGTCGTCGGCGAAGGTCTGA
- a CDS encoding L,D-transpeptidase family protein, which produces MFTRVVAVRPLLASLAALLLAAPASALELPLPPPGEDVVGQVQVIKAKYEDTFADIATANDLGYLEMVAANPGVDPWLPGEGAEIILPTRYILPPGPREGIVINLAEYRMYYFPKGQNVVHTFPLGIGREGWGSPITTTTITAKTPNPTWTPPASIRAEHAAEGDILPAVVPAGPDNPLGPFKFTLGTPGYLIHGSNKKFGIGMRVSHGCFRMLNNNVLQLAKMVPVGTPVRIINQPYKFGVAGGKVYLEAHTPLNDAGEPSVVDKHTEVINALLKREDLNQGLRLDWEVVREVVAAEDGLPIEIAESREEIASAATH; this is translated from the coding sequence ATGTTCACGCGTGTTGTTGCCGTTCGCCCCTTGCTGGCCAGCCTGGCCGCACTGTTGCTGGCTGCACCCGCCAGTGCGCTGGAACTGCCTCTGCCGCCGCCGGGCGAGGATGTCGTCGGCCAAGTGCAGGTGATCAAGGCCAAGTACGAGGACACCTTCGCCGACATCGCCACGGCCAACGACCTGGGCTATCTGGAGATGGTCGCCGCCAACCCCGGTGTCGATCCCTGGCTGCCCGGCGAGGGTGCGGAGATCATCCTGCCGACCCGTTACATCCTGCCGCCCGGTCCGCGCGAAGGCATCGTGATCAATCTGGCCGAATACCGCATGTACTACTTCCCGAAAGGGCAGAACGTGGTGCACACCTTCCCGCTGGGTATCGGCCGCGAGGGCTGGGGCTCGCCGATCACCACCACCACCATTACCGCCAAGACGCCGAATCCGACCTGGACGCCGCCGGCCTCGATCCGCGCCGAGCATGCGGCCGAAGGTGACATCCTGCCGGCAGTGGTTCCCGCCGGTCCGGACAACCCGCTCGGCCCGTTCAAGTTCACCCTGGGGACGCCGGGTTACCTGATTCACGGTTCGAACAAGAAGTTCGGTATCGGCATGCGTGTCAGCCATGGCTGCTTCCGCATGCTCAACAACAACGTGTTGCAGCTGGCCAAGATGGTGCCGGTGGGGACTCCGGTGCGCATCATCAATCAGCCGTACAAGTTCGGTGTGGCCGGCGGCAAGGTCTATCTGGAGGCGCACACGCCGCTGAACGATGCCGGCGAGCCGTCGGTGGTCGACAAGCATACCGAGGTGATCAATGCCCTGCTCAAGCGCGAAGACCTCAACCAGGGGCTGCGCCTGGACTGGGAAGTGGTGCGTGAAGTGGTCGCCGCCGAGGATGGCCTGCCGATCGAGATCGCCGAATCGCGCGAGGAGATAGCCAGCGCGGCAACGCACTGA
- a CDS encoding GNAT family N-acetyltransferase, translating to MTESLTIRHDQIGKQFEVLVDGSRAYLSYMDLGKQTIDIYRTFVPDALRGRGLAAALTEQALRFAEDQGYTVIPSCSYVERYMERRQRNLARES from the coding sequence ATGACCGAGTCTCTGACCATCCGGCATGATCAGATTGGCAAGCAGTTTGAAGTGCTGGTGGACGGTAGCCGGGCCTATCTGTCCTACATGGACCTGGGTAAGCAGACCATCGACATCTACCGTACCTTTGTTCCCGACGCCCTGCGTGGGCGAGGTCTGGCGGCGGCGCTGACCGAGCAGGCCCTGCGCTTCGCCGAAGATCAGGGCTACACCGTGATTCCGTCGTGTTCCTATGTCGAGCGCTACATGGAGCGTCGCCAGCGCAATCTGGCGCGGGAGAGCTAG
- the sdhC gene encoding succinate dehydrogenase, cytochrome b556 subunit, with translation MKKAVNSKRPVNLDLRTIQLPVTAYTSIAHRISGVILFLGIAVLLYALDLSLASEDGFEQVKACLTSPLAKLVIWGLLSALLYHMVAGIRHLIMDMGIGETLEGGKLGSKIVIAISAVLIVLAGVWVW, from the coding sequence GTGAAAAAAGCCGTGAATAGCAAACGACCCGTAAACCTAGACCTTAGGACCATCCAACTCCCAGTCACTGCTTACACGTCCATCGCTCACCGTATTTCCGGCGTCATTCTGTTCCTGGGTATTGCAGTGCTGCTGTACGCACTCGATCTGTCCCTGGCGTCCGAAGACGGTTTCGAGCAGGTGAAGGCGTGTCTGACCAGCCCTCTGGCCAAGCTCGTGATCTGGGGCCTGTTGTCCGCGCTCCTGTACCACATGGTAGCCGGCATTCGCCATCTGATTATGGATATGGGCATTGGTGAAACGCTGGAAGGCGGCAAGCTGGGCTCCAAAATCGTCATCGCCATTTCCGCGGTGCTGATCGTTCTTGCGGGGGTGTGGGTATGGTAA
- the gltA gene encoding citrate synthase: protein MADKKAQLIIEGAAPVELPILSGTMGPDVIDVRSLTGQGVFTYDPGFMSTAACESKITFIDGDKGILLHRGYPIEQLAEKSDYLETCYALLYGELPTAEQKAEFTGLVKNHTMVHEQMKSFLNGFRRDAHPMAVMCGLVGALSAFYHDSLDNNNPKHREISAIRLIAKMPTLAAMAYKYSVGQPIMYPRNDLSYAENFLHMMFNTPCEDKKVNPVLAKAMDRIFILHADHEQNASTSTVRLTGSTGANPFACIAAGIAALWGPAHGGANEAVLTMLDEIGSVENIEKFIAKAKDKNDPFKLMGFGHRVYKNFDPRAKVMKQTCDEVLSELGINDPKLELAMKLEEIARNDPYFKERNLYPNVDFYSGIILKAIGIPTSMFTVIFALARTAGWIAQWKEMYSGGYKIGRPRQIYTGHATRDYLPLDQRK from the coding sequence ATGGCTGACAAGAAAGCACAGTTGATCATCGAGGGCGCCGCCCCCGTCGAGCTGCCCATCCTCTCTGGCACCATGGGTCCGGACGTCATCGACGTTCGCAGCCTGACCGGCCAGGGTGTGTTCACCTATGATCCTGGCTTCATGTCGACCGCCGCTTGCGAGTCGAAGATCACCTTCATCGACGGCGACAAGGGCATCCTGCTGCACCGCGGCTACCCGATCGAGCAGCTGGCCGAGAAATCCGACTACCTCGAAACCTGCTACGCCCTGCTCTACGGCGAGCTGCCGACCGCCGAGCAGAAGGCAGAGTTCACGGGCCTGGTGAAGAACCACACCATGGTCCACGAGCAGATGAAGTCGTTCCTCAACGGCTTCCGCCGCGACGCCCACCCGATGGCGGTGATGTGCGGCCTGGTCGGCGCCCTGTCGGCGTTCTACCACGACTCGCTGGACAACAACAATCCGAAGCACCGCGAAATCTCCGCGATCCGCCTGATCGCCAAGATGCCGACCCTGGCCGCCATGGCCTACAAGTACTCCGTCGGCCAGCCGATCATGTATCCGCGCAACGACCTGAGCTACGCGGAAAACTTCCTGCACATGATGTTCAACACCCCGTGCGAGGACAAGAAGGTCAACCCGGTACTGGCCAAGGCCATGGACCGCATCTTCATCCTGCACGCCGACCATGAGCAGAACGCCTCCACCTCCACCGTGCGCCTGACCGGCTCCACCGGTGCCAACCCGTTCGCCTGTATCGCTGCCGGCATCGCCGCGCTGTGGGGACCGGCTCACGGCGGCGCCAACGAAGCCGTGCTGACCATGCTGGACGAGATCGGCTCCGTCGAGAACATCGAGAAGTTCATCGCCAAGGCCAAGGACAAGAACGACCCGTTCAAGCTGATGGGCTTCGGTCACCGCGTGTACAAGAACTTCGACCCGCGCGCCAAGGTCATGAAGCAGACCTGCGACGAGGTCCTGTCCGAGCTGGGCATCAACGATCCGAAGCTCGAGCTGGCCATGAAGCTGGAAGAGATCGCCCGCAACGATCCGTACTTCAAGGAGCGCAACCTGTACCCGAACGTGGACTTCTACTCGGGCATCATCCTGAAGGCTATCGGCATCCCGACCAGCATGTTCACCGTGATCTTCGCCCTGGCGCGTACCGCCGGCTGGATCGCCCAGTGGAAGGAAATGTACTCGGGTGGCTACAAGATCGGCCGTCCGCGCCAGATCTACACCGGCCATGCGACCCGCGACTACCTGCCGCTGGATCAGCGCAAGTAA
- a CDS encoding Lpp/OprI family alanine-zipper lipoprotein: MNNVLKISALTLAAILATGCSSMSKETEARLTATEDAAARAQARADEAYRKADEALAAAQKAQQTADEANERALRMLEKASRK; encoded by the coding sequence ATGAACAACGTTCTGAAAATTTCCGCTCTGACCCTGGCCGCCATCCTGGCTACCGGTTGCAGCAGCATGTCCAAGGAAACCGAAGCCCGTCTGACCGCTACCGAAGACGCCGCTGCCCGCGCTCAGGCTCGCGCTGACGAAGCCTACCGCAAGGCCGACGAGGCTCTGGCTGCCGCTCAGAAGGCTCAGCAGACCGCTGACGAAGCCAACGAGCGCGCTCTGCGCATGCTGGAAAAAGCCAGCCGCAAGTAA
- a CDS encoding 5'-nucleotidase produces MAGTLGDKLVVAISSRALFDLDDSHCIYETEGIAAYRQYQIDHEDEVLAQGEAYPLVEKLLGLNARLGQARVEVVLVSRNSADTGLRVFNSIQHYGLPITRAAFVGGRSPDPYLAAFGSHLFLSTHAEDVRHALEAGFAAATILSGGAVRAASHELRIAFDGDAVLFSDEAERVYQQGGLDVFQAREREAARQPLGGGPFKPFLSALNQLQREFPEDDCPIRTALVTARSAPAHERVIRTLREWDIRLDESLFLGGLDKSAFLEAFAADVFFDDQAGHCERARSVVPTGHVPHGVANE; encoded by the coding sequence ATGGCGGGTACGCTGGGCGACAAGCTGGTGGTGGCGATTTCCTCGCGGGCGCTGTTCGATCTCGACGACAGCCACTGCATCTATGAAACGGAGGGCATCGCGGCCTATCGTCAGTACCAGATCGACCACGAGGATGAGGTGCTTGCACAGGGCGAAGCCTACCCTTTGGTGGAAAAGCTGCTCGGGCTCAATGCGCGCCTCGGGCAGGCGCGGGTCGAGGTGGTGCTGGTGTCGCGCAACAGCGCCGACACCGGCCTGCGGGTGTTCAATTCGATCCAGCACTACGGCCTGCCGATCACCCGCGCCGCCTTCGTCGGTGGGCGCAGTCCGGATCCCTACCTGGCGGCGTTCGGATCGCACCTGTTTCTCTCCACCCATGCCGAGGATGTGCGTCATGCCCTGGAGGCCGGCTTCGCGGCTGCAACCATTCTCTCCGGCGGAGCGGTGCGAGCGGCCAGTCACGAGCTGCGCATCGCCTTCGACGGCGATGCTGTGCTGTTCTCCGACGAGGCCGAGCGCGTCTATCAGCAGGGCGGGCTGGATGTTTTCCAGGCCCGTGAGCGTGAAGCGGCGCGCCAGCCGCTGGGTGGCGGGCCGTTCAAGCCCTTCCTCTCCGCACTCAACCAGCTGCAGCGCGAGTTTCCAGAGGATGACTGTCCCATCCGTACGGCGCTGGTCACCGCACGCTCGGCGCCGGCGCATGAGCGGGTGATCCGTACGCTGCGCGAGTGGGACATCCGTCTCGACGAGTCGCTGTTCCTTGGCGGGCTGGACAAGTCGGCGTTTCTCGAGGCGTTTGCCGCCGACGTGTTCTTCGACGATCAGGCCGGCCATTGCGAGCGGGCGCGCAGTGTGGTGCCGACCGGGCACGTCCCGCACGGGGTCGCCAACGAGTGA
- the ppnP gene encoding pyrimidine/purine nucleoside phosphorylase, whose protein sequence is MFKVNEYFDGTVKSIAFEMTEGPATIGVMAPGEYEFGTAKAEVMHVVAGALTVKLPGSDSWETFAAGSKFDVPADSKFQLKVAQDTAYLCEYR, encoded by the coding sequence ATGTTCAAGGTCAACGAGTACTTCGACGGCACCGTCAAATCCATCGCTTTCGAGATGACCGAAGGCCCGGCCACCATTGGCGTGATGGCTCCCGGCGAATACGAGTTCGGCACCGCCAAGGCCGAGGTCATGCACGTCGTCGCCGGCGCACTGACCGTCAAGCTGCCGGGCAGCGACAGCTGGGAAACCTTCGCCGCCGGCAGCAAGTTCGACGTACCGGCCGACAGCAAGTTCCAGCTCAAGGTGGCTCAGGATACCGCCTACCTCTGCGAATACCGCTGA
- a CDS encoding 3-deoxy-7-phosphoheptulonate synthase, with translation MADLPIDDLNIASNEALITPEQLKNELPLTETARQTVSAGRQVVRDILDGNDHRLFVVVGPCSIHDIKAAHEYAERLKVLAAEVSDTLYLIMRVYFEKPRTTVGWKGLINDPYLDDSFKIQDGLHIGRKLLCDLAEMGLPTATEALDPISPQYLQDLISWSAIGARTTESQTHREMASGLSSAVGFKNGTDGSLTVAINALQSVSSPHRFLGLNQQGQVSIVTTKGNRYGHVVLRGGNGKPNYDSVSVALCEQELTKAGIRPNIMVDCSHANSNKDPALQPLVMENVANQILEGNNSIIGLMVESNLGWGNQSIPKDLCDLKYGVSVTDACIDWDSTEKTLRSMHAKLKDVLPRRKRG, from the coding sequence ATGGCTGATTTACCGATCGACGACCTTAATATCGCCTCCAACGAGGCGCTGATCACCCCCGAACAGCTGAAGAACGAACTGCCCCTCACCGAAACCGCGCGCCAGACCGTCAGCGCCGGCCGTCAGGTGGTGCGCGACATCCTCGATGGCAACGACCATCGCCTGTTCGTGGTGGTCGGCCCCTGCTCGATCCACGACATCAAGGCCGCCCACGAGTATGCCGAGCGCCTGAAGGTGCTGGCAGCCGAGGTCTCCGATACCCTGTATCTGATCATGCGCGTCTACTTCGAGAAGCCGCGCACCACCGTCGGCTGGAAGGGCCTGATCAACGACCCCTACCTTGACGACTCGTTCAAGATCCAGGATGGCCTGCACATCGGCCGCAAGCTGCTCTGCGACCTCGCCGAGATGGGCCTGCCCACCGCCACCGAAGCCCTCGACCCGATCTCCCCGCAGTACCTGCAGGATCTGATCAGCTGGTCGGCCATCGGCGCACGCACCACCGAATCGCAGACCCACCGCGAGATGGCCTCCGGCCTGTCCTCGGCGGTCGGTTTCAAGAATGGCACCGACGGCAGCCTGACCGTGGCGATCAACGCGCTGCAGTCGGTTTCCAGCCCGCATCGCTTCCTCGGCCTGAACCAGCAGGGCCAGGTCTCCATCGTCACCACCAAGGGCAATCGCTACGGCCACGTGGTACTGCGTGGCGGCAACGGCAAGCCCAACTACGACTCGGTCAGCGTCGCCCTGTGCGAGCAGGAGCTGACCAAGGCCGGCATTCGCCCGAACATCATGGTCGACTGCAGCCACGCCAACTCCAACAAGGATCCGGCCCTGCAGCCGCTGGTGATGGAGAACGTCGCCAACCAGATCCTCGAGGGCAACAACTCGATCATCGGCCTGATGGTGGAGAGCAACCTCGGCTGGGGCAATCAGTCGATCCCGAAGGATCTCTGCGACCTCAAGTACGGCGTTTCGGTCACTGACGCCTGCATCGACTGGGACAGCACCGAGAAGACCCTGCGCAGCATGCACGCCAAACTCAAGGACGTGCTGCCCCGCCGCAAGCGCGGCTGA
- a CDS encoding universal stress protein, whose protein sequence is MIRSILYATDLGLFAPYVLQHALALARTHGADLHVLHVVEPLGVFAESVLQAYLDAATLEALHAGGLDSVMANIERQVFDGFCDELRENSDEVTPIRGVRVLLGDPPLVILQQAEELAVELIVLGSHSQSLPAGSAGVGRTCQRLLQQVRVPVYLVPLQVGVGARR, encoded by the coding sequence ATGATTCGTTCCATCCTCTATGCCACCGACCTTGGCCTGTTCGCGCCCTACGTGCTGCAGCATGCCCTGGCGCTGGCGCGTACCCACGGCGCCGACCTGCATGTCCTGCACGTGGTCGAGCCTCTGGGGGTGTTTGCCGAGTCGGTGTTGCAGGCCTATCTCGATGCCGCGACCCTCGAGGCGCTGCACGCGGGTGGCCTGGATAGCGTGATGGCGAACATCGAGCGCCAGGTCTTCGACGGCTTCTGCGATGAGCTGCGCGAGAATTCGGATGAGGTCACGCCGATTCGTGGTGTGCGGGTGCTGCTTGGCGATCCGCCGCTGGTGATCCTGCAACAGGCCGAGGAATTGGCGGTGGAGCTGATCGTGCTCGGCTCCCACAGCCAGAGCTTGCCGGCCGGTTCAGCGGGGGTGGGACGTACCTGCCAGAGGTTGTTGCAGCAGGTGCGGGTTCCCGTCTATCTGGTGCCGCTCCAGGTGGGGGTTGGCGCGCGGCGCTGA
- a CDS encoding putative 2-dehydropantoate 2-reductase has protein sequence MSTSVRPRIGIIGTGAIGGYYGLMLARAGFEVHFLLRSEYEAVARDGLRVRHAQLGELQLSPVNAWRSVQDMPACDWLLVGAKTTSNAELAPLLAQVAAPGAKIVLLQNGLGVEDELRPLLPDSLHLLGGLCFICAHREAPGVVVHQSQGVCNLGYHSGPAGAEERQALLEQGVAWLREAGIESSVIGDLGQARWQKLVWNVPYNGVSVLLGSSTRPLMANPDSRALLEALMQEVVDGALACGYRLPDNYPQKLLAYTDRMPDYLPSMYHDFAQARPAELPAIYAAPLAAAEAAGQSMPRVRMLYQALAFLQASNQ, from the coding sequence ATGAGCACATCGGTTCGCCCGCGTATCGGCATCATCGGTACCGGCGCTATCGGCGGTTACTACGGGCTGATGCTGGCCCGCGCCGGTTTCGAGGTCCATTTCCTGCTGCGCAGCGAATACGAAGCGGTCGCCCGCGATGGCCTGCGGGTCCGGCATGCCCAGCTGGGCGAGCTGCAGCTGTCGCCGGTCAACGCCTGGCGCAGCGTGCAGGACATGCCGGCATGCGACTGGCTGCTGGTGGGGGCCAAGACCACCAGCAACGCCGAATTGGCTCCGCTGCTCGCGCAGGTGGCGGCCCCGGGGGCGAAGATCGTGCTCCTGCAGAACGGCCTCGGCGTCGAGGATGAGCTGCGCCCGCTGCTGCCGGATTCGCTGCATCTGCTGGGAGGCCTGTGCTTCATCTGCGCTCACCGGGAGGCTCCGGGAGTGGTTGTGCATCAATCTCAGGGTGTCTGCAATCTCGGTTACCACAGTGGTCCGGCCGGTGCCGAGGAACGCCAGGCGCTGCTGGAGCAGGGCGTGGCCTGGCTGCGCGAGGCTGGCATCGAGTCCAGCGTGATCGGCGACCTCGGGCAGGCACGCTGGCAGAAGCTGGTCTGGAACGTGCCTTACAACGGGGTGTCGGTGCTGCTCGGGAGTTCCACCCGGCCGCTGATGGCCAACCCGGACAGTCGGGCGTTGCTCGAGGCGCTGATGCAGGAAGTGGTGGATGGTGCACTGGCCTGCGGCTACCGGCTGCCGGACAACTACCCGCAGAAGCTGCTGGCCTATACCGACCGCATGCCGGATTATCTGCCGAGCATGTATCACGATTTCGCGCAGGCGCGTCCGGCCGAGTTGCCGGCCATCTACGCCGCACCGCTGGCGGCAGCCGAGGCGGCGGGTCAGTCCATGCCGCGGGTGCGCATGCTCTATCAGGCGCTGGCGTTCTTGCAGGCCAGCAACCAGTAA
- a CDS encoding YkgJ family cysteine cluster protein, whose translation MECRAGCGACCIAPSISSPIPGMPQGKPAGVRCAQLDERNLCRLFGLPERPPVCGQFAADPQVCGGCREDAIRLLTEWEQLTA comes from the coding sequence ATGGAGTGTCGAGCCGGTTGCGGGGCTTGCTGCATTGCCCCGTCGATTTCCTCGCCGATTCCCGGCATGCCGCAAGGCAAGCCGGCCGGCGTCCGCTGCGCGCAGCTGGATGAGCGGAATCTCTGTCGTCTGTTCGGCTTGCCGGAGCGGCCGCCGGTGTGCGGCCAGTTCGCTGCCGATCCCCAGGTGTGTGGCGGCTGTCGTGAGGATGCCATCCGGCTCCTGACGGAGTGGGAGCAGTTGACCGCCTGA
- the cysB gene encoding HTH-type transcriptional regulator CysB yields the protein MKLQQLRYIWEVAHHDLNVSATAQSLYTSQPGISKQIRLLEDELGVEVFARSGKHLTRVTPAGERIITTAGEILRKVESIKQIAQEFSNEKKGTLSIATTHTQARYALPDVISAFIKQYPEVALHMHQGTPTQIAEMAADGTVDFAIATEALEQFGDLVMMPCYRWNRCVIVPQGHPLARLPKLTLEALAEHPIVTYVFGFTGRSKLDEAFTHHGLEPKVVFTAADADVIKTYVRLGLGVGIVARMAVDPVQDQDLVVLDASELFESSVTKIGFRRGTFLRGFMLDFIERFAPHLTRERVAEAVQCRNKAELDELFADVELPTY from the coding sequence ATGAAGCTTCAGCAACTGCGTTACATCTGGGAAGTGGCGCACCATGACCTGAACGTTTCGGCTACCGCCCAGAGCCTCTATACCTCGCAACCGGGGATAAGCAAGCAGATCCGTCTGCTTGAGGACGAGCTGGGCGTCGAGGTGTTCGCCCGCAGTGGCAAGCACTTGACCCGCGTGACGCCCGCCGGCGAACGGATCATCACTACCGCGGGGGAGATCCTGCGCAAGGTGGAAAGCATCAAGCAGATCGCCCAGGAGTTCTCCAACGAGAAGAAGGGCACCCTGTCGATCGCAACTACCCACACCCAGGCCCGCTACGCCCTGCCGGATGTGATCAGCGCCTTCATCAAGCAGTACCCGGAAGTGGCCTTGCACATGCACCAGGGAACGCCGACGCAGATCGCCGAAATGGCGGCTGACGGTACGGTCGACTTCGCCATCGCCACCGAGGCTCTGGAGCAGTTCGGCGATCTGGTGATGATGCCCTGCTATCGCTGGAACCGTTGCGTGATCGTCCCGCAGGGACATCCGCTGGCCCGTCTGCCCAAGCTGACGCTGGAGGCGCTGGCCGAGCATCCGATAGTCACCTACGTGTTCGGCTTCACCGGGCGCTCCAAGCTGGATGAGGCTTTCACCCATCATGGTCTGGAGCCCAAGGTGGTGTTCACCGCAGCCGATGCCGACGTGATCAAGACCTACGTGCGGCTGGGGCTGGGCGTTGGTATCGTGGCGCGCATGGCGGTCGATCCCGTGCAGGATCAGGATCTGGTGGTGCTGGATGCCAGCGAGCTGTTCGAGTCCAGCGTGACCAAGATCGGCTTCCGTCGCGGCACCTTCCTGCGCGGCTTCATGCTGGACTTCATCGAGCGCTTCGCACCGCACCTGACGCGCGAGCGGGTCGCCGAAGCGGTCCAGTGCCGCAACAAGGCCGAGCTCGACGAGCTGTTCGCCGACGTCGAGTTGCCGACCTACTGA
- a CDS encoding exonuclease domain-containing protein, with product MRHWLVIDLEATTDDGGWPTEDMEIIEIGAVIVDEQGCELSSFQSFVRPTRRPQLTAFCRELTHIQQADVDHAPALAQLQAQFDDWLHPHLPRVRGWLSWGDYDRQQFEVEWRQQRLDSCLARLPHFNLKKLFHRQFKSLAGPKRVGLNRALELSGLEFRGTQHRALDDARNIARLLPGTLPVLAAARLELHAAD from the coding sequence ATGAGACACTGGCTGGTAATCGATCTGGAGGCGACCACCGACGACGGCGGCTGGCCCACCGAGGATATGGAGATCATCGAGATCGGCGCCGTCATCGTCGACGAGCAGGGATGCGAACTGAGCAGTTTCCAGAGCTTCGTGCGTCCGACCCGTCGCCCCCAACTCACGGCCTTTTGCCGCGAGCTTACCCACATCCAGCAGGCCGACGTGGACCATGCTCCCGCCCTCGCTCAATTACAGGCGCAATTCGACGACTGGCTGCACCCCCACCTGCCCCGCGTCCGGGGCTGGCTGAGCTGGGGCGACTACGATCGCCAGCAGTTCGAGGTCGAATGGCGCCAGCAGCGCCTGGACAGCTGCCTGGCCCGCCTTCCTCACTTCAACCTGAAGAAGCTGTTCCATCGCCAGTTCAAGTCCCTTGCCGGCCCCAAGCGCGTCGGCCTGAATCGCGCCCTGGAGCTCAGCGGCCTGGAGTTTCGCGGCACCCAGCATCGCGCCCTCGACGACGCCCGCAACATCGCCCGCCTGCTGCCGGGCACCCTGCCGGTACTGGCTGCCGCCCGCCTGGAACTCCACGCGGCGGATTAG